The nucleotide window GGCGCGTCGGAGACGCGATTCACGGTCGCCGCGACGGAACGCTGATGGGGATGACGGCCGCGCCGGGTCGCCGTGGGGGTGACGACCGGCTGGACCTTTCTCGCCCGGCACGGGCTTCGACCGGGCACGCACCGCCGAGGGATTCGATCCCCGCCGTCTCGGCACGCGGGCGGTGTCATCACAATTGAATTTGGGTCCGAACACGTATTTAGTCTTTTTCCTTATATTCTACTATTGTATTCGGACTTCTCTTGTATATTGACGTAGAATATCGTTGTTCTCGTGACGAACGTGTTCGAGTTTTGGGTCGAGTCGCCAGACTCTCGCTCCGAAGGCGGTGGGAACGATCCCCGCCCCGTCCCCGTTTCGGAACCCTTATTTTTCCGTCGGGGAATTATTCGATGCGCCGGGGTAGCTCAGCTGGCAGAGCGATTCCTTCGTAAGGAATAGGTCGAGGGTTCAAATCCCTCCTCCGGCTCTTCTGCCGAACGAAGTGAGGAGAAGAGCTGAGAGAGGGATTTGTGCCAGGGAACGGAGCGCAGCGGAGTGACCGTGGTTCACAATCCCCTCCTCCGGCTTGCTTCTTCGAATTCCTGACGCTGACTGGCACTTGGAGGATGTTCACACGGGTACACCCGTGTTTCGCCTTTTGCGCACCGTTCAGGTCGCACCTATTGCCGATAGAACCGATCGTTCATCCACCGATCGGGCCGAACGTGATCATACTCTCATAGGAATATTAGGTGTGTGTCTATGTAGCACGGGCGCGTAGAGACAGATATGCGACCACAGTCTGAACACACGGAAGAAGAAATGTACGAGTGTTTCGAATGCGGGCGGCGAACCGATTCGCCCGGCCAGTGCGAGTGCGGCGGCGAACTGCTCCACATCGGTCGGTCGCGGGACTTGTGACCAGCGTCGATCGGTGCCGAGCCGCGACCGGTCCGCTCAGTCGGTCCCGGTAGCGCCGGCCTCGTCGCGTTCGTCGTCGCCGCTCTCGACTTCGTCGCCTCCCTCGTCGCTATCGCTTCCGTCTCCGTCGCTCTCGTCTCCGCTCGCGCTCGGATCTCTCTCGGGATCGTACTCCGGCAGCGAGAGGACGTTCTCGCGACCGAGCCGGAACCCGTCGAGGTCGCCCTCGTCGCGTAACCCCGTCACCACCTGACTCGTCTTCGCGGCGGTCCAGTCCAACTCCTCCGCCACGCGCTTCTGTTTCATCCGTCCACCCTCCGATTCGACGAGCTGAAGCACCTGCTCCTCGTTGCTCAGCAGGTCGCTGTCGACGGGCGGCGAGTCGTCCGACTCGTCGCTCGCGGTAGTGGCGGCCGCCGCTCCCGCGTCCACCGTCTCGTTCCCGCCCGCGTCCGTGGCGCTCGCCGCCCCGTCGTTCCCTGCTGCTCCGCTCGCCGTCGCCGTGTCGTCCGTTCCGGCCGCGCCGGCCGCCGGGACGCCCGTATCGTCGCCGGCGTCGTTCCGCCGGCGGTAGGCGACGGCTCCGCCGGCGACGACGAGGACCGCGACGAGCGCGAGCAGTCCGGCGGTCGGAATCCCGGCGAGCGGCCCGGCGGGGGCGACCGCGATCCGCGGCTGGCCGGCCGAGAAGTCGACCGGCCCGTTCCAGACGACGGACTGGTCGCGGACCTCACTCGGATCCGGGGTCGTCTCCGCGAGGCGGTACCCGTCCGGCCACGAGAGGATGATCGACGAGGAGTCGTCGAGGAACAGGCCGTCGACGGCGTCGCCGACGCGCAGCCGGTCCCCGTCGACGGCGGCGAAGTTCGTCCACTCGAACCGGTAGGTCAACACGCCGTAC belongs to Halorubrum sp. DM2 and includes:
- a CDS encoding rubrerythrin-like domain-containing protein, which codes for MYECFECGRRTDSPGQCECGGELLHIGRSRDL